TAGATGGGGATCTTGATTTAGTTATGTCAATGGTAGAAGTAGGGTTTTACTATACCAAGACTAAAGTATTTAAAAACGATGGGCTTGGAAACTTTACAATCATTGGCACTTCCCCTTTTGAAAACTATAGTGCAAATTTTGAATTCCTAGATTTCAATGAAGATGGTTATGACGACATTATAATGTCTGGAAAACAGAATTTAGGTTTTGGCAATGCTTCCTTTTTCGTACCAAGAACAGAGCTTTTCCTAAATAGTAAAGGACAAGGTTATGTGAAAGACACGCTCGTCACTTTTGAGGACTTGGGAGGTATGATAAAATGTTTTGATTTTGACAATGACGGATATAGGGATGTTTTGACTTATGGCAGAAATCATGTTATCTCTTCAAATGAAGATTTCTTAACCTTCTACTTAAACAAAAAAAATGAAAGCTTTAATACGGTATCTAAAAGCTTCTTTGGAGATTTAACGCAAATAAAAAGCACTCCTTTGGACTTTAATGCTGACAACTTCCCTGATATACTAATCACTGGAATTAATAAAATTGGTGAACCAGAAACTAAGCTATATCTAAATTTAGATGGCACCGGAAGTTTGGGTCAGGAAACAAGCCATCCCTTCCCTTCTCTTGACAGTACAAGAATCCTATTTGAAGACTTTAATAATGATGGGATTGAAGATGTGGTGTTCGTTGGAATTGACTCTTTGGCTCTAGGGAAATTCCAGCTTTTCTTAAAAAGCAATGAAGGAACATTTACGTCAAAAAATAAAGCTGACTTTCAAGCAGAAAAAATTAGTCAGATTGAAGCAGTAGATATAAACCAAGATGGTTGGATGGATATAGGCCTTACCGGAATTTATAATGACAGTGCGTTTTTATATATTCTATTCAACAACCAAGATGGCTCTTTTGGTTGGCAAGATCAGAGTGAAATATTTAATGGTAACTTGGAGGGTATTCAATTTGGAATTATTGATGGAGACGCATATCCTGATATCCTTTTAACAAATGGGAGATGCACCATTGGTAAAGGGTATGAACAATTAATAGTAACATTTAGCAACCCTATTGGCCTTGGTTATTCTCTACAAAATACAGACACTACTAAATTCAACCATGAACTTTCTGCACTTAATAAATACTATCTAATCGATACTGATAAAGATGGTGACGATGATATCATTGCTGCAATTAGTTCCCCTGGAGGCTATTCTAGCAATGTTAGTTACTACGGCTTCCAAAATGAGGGCGGTATTTTTAACAGGAAATTTGATGAAAAAGCTTATGCAGGATATTCAATAACAGCACAAACTGCTGATTTTAACAATGACGAAACCGAGGATTTTTTCGCTTTATCTTATGTTTCCTTGGGCACGCGATTCACTCGCTTTGATAAATACAAATATTCAATGAAGATGTTATTAAATATCGATAACGTATTAATGAAAGAAACCATCTGTCAAGAATTCAAAAGCTATAAGGAAGCAGAAATTAAAACGACAGATTTCAATGCAGATGGAAACACTGATATTCTAATTACTGGAATAGACCTATCAGGCCAGCCAGCAATCACAATTTATCTTAATGACGGTTCACAATTACCATACGCAGCAGATAAAATCAACGCTTGCGACTCAACAACTTGGTTAAATGGCAAAACATATACATCCAATAACTTTGAGGATGTATACCCTCCAGTACATGAAAGCTATTCCACCAGTCCTACGCTAAACTGTGACCCGAGAGCGATGCTTTATCTAACAATGGGTAAAAGCGATAACTGGATAGACACAGTAAACGCCACAGGCGAATTCACATGGATAGATGGTAACACCTACTATAAAAGTAATAACACCGCCACCTATACTTTAACAAATCAGTCTGGCTGTGATTCTACTGTTAGCTTAAATCTTACGCTGATTCCATTAGCAAATGAGATGGCGTCCTCAGTTACTCTTTTCCCTAACCCTAGCGGAGAAAGGCTCAAATTAGATTTAGGGCATGAGACGCCAGAAAATATTGAATATAAAATATTCAACACAGCAGGTTTGGAAATAAAAACTTGGGAAAGTAATCTCAAGGAACAATTAATAGACATTAGCCGATTACCCACTGGAACTTATATACTCAAATACCAAGAAGGGCTTAAGAGCGAATCTATGAAGTTTGTTAAGCGGTGAGTTTAGGTAGATAATTTACCTGAATTGTCAATCATTTAATTAGAAGGAATTATATTGAATTCAAATAAACCCGAATCCATGAAGCTTTGGCAAAAGACTCTTTTACTTCTCATATTATTTGCAACTACTAGCCAAGCACAAACTTTCACCGAGCTAAGCCCCTCCCCTCTTACTGGCACAAGTTGGTCTTCTGTTGACGTCTCAGATGTAAACGGTGATGGATTTATTGATGTTATGATTTCTGGTTCAGCCTCTAGTGGAATAAAGATTTCAAAATTATATTTAAATAAGTCTGGAGGAAACTTTACTGAACAGGCTGACAGCCCGTTTGAAGGAGTCTATCGTTCTTCAGTATCGTTTGCAGATATCGACATGGATAATGATGAAGATTTACTCATCACTGGAATGAATAGTGACGATATTCCGATAGCTCTAATATATATAAACGACGGCCTTGGAAACTTCACTCTAAATGAAACAAACAAATTGCCGGGAGTGTATTTCTCTTCTGTGGCTTTTGCTGATGTAGATGCTGACAATGACCCCGACCTGTTCATTACCGGCAGTACAGGTCAAGATAATAGTATTGCCAAACTTTTTATAAATGATGGTTCCGGCTTTTTCGAAGAGTCTTCCCAAAACTTATTTGAAGGCGTCCACCAATCTTCTCTTGCCTTTAATGATGTCGATCTTGATTCAGATTATGACCTCATCATAACAGGTCATAACGGAAGCGGAGGAAGTACTAAACTCTATAAAAATGATGGAAGTGGTAACTTTTCAGAAGATTTAAACATCCCTTTCGATAATGTTTATGCATCATCTATCGCATTTGGAGATATTGAAAATGACGGTGACGATGACCTTCTTATTACAGGCTTTAGCACCGAGGCGAATAAACCCGTTTCCAAACTTTATACCAATGACGGTTTAGGTAATTTCCAAGAAGACACAATGTCAACCTTTCAAGATTTCGTATTATCTTCAATAAGCTTTGCTGACATGAATTCCGATGGTTTTCAGGATATTTTGATGAACGGGTTTAGCCAATCAATTGGAATTGCAACAGCCTACTATTATAGAAATAATAAAAATGGGACTTTTGTTTTAGCCAGCGAAATTAAACCTTCCACTAATGATGTAAGCCCAACCTCCATTATCAGTTTCGATGCAGACAATGACGATGACCTAGATATTTTAATAACAGGGCCAGCCGACTCCATGGGGAAAGGGAGGTTTTATATTTCAGAAGGAAGAGGGTGTATAGTTTATAATGAATATGATTTTATAAATGCCTGTGATTCTTTAAAATGGATTGACGGTATTACCTATTATGAAAGCAACACTACGGCACAGCTGAGACTTAGGGGTGAATTTGGCTGCGATTCTATAATAAATTTAAGATTAAACCTAGGCCATACTTCATTCTCAAATAACACTTTCACTAGCAGAAAACCCCTTTATTTAAATGGACACAGTTATATTGAGAGCTCATATGGGATAAGTGACACGCTTATAAATGCCAACGGCTGTGATTCGATAGCAAATATTGACGTTGAAATAATTCGTGAAATCTCTGGCGGTGGATTTACACGAGACACCGTGTTTTCATTTATTTCAAAAAACAGAGAAAAGTGTTTCGCCGATATAGATAATGACGGAGATTTAGACATTATAACATACATTTCGGGTTCCCTTTCTTCAGAAGTAAGAGTTTATTTAAATAAATCTAAAGGAATTTACGAGTTAGATAATTCATTCTTATCATTTTTGGTTATTCGGACGAACCAACTTGTCTTTGAGGATATTAATAATGATGGCTTAGATGATTTATTAGTTTATGGCTATAGTCCAAAGAATTTTACTTGGGAGTTTATATTATATCTCAATGATAAAGAGCAAGGCTTTGTTCGCCAAACCGAACTAGAGGGAGATTTCCCTGAGTTTCGTGTGATTATCCCATTTGACTATAACTCCGACGAATTAATCGACTTTTTGGGTTTTGGAAAAACCCTAGTAAGGCAAGATTCTTTTATAACATATATCGCAAAAACTGTTTTAATAAAAAACATAGGCTTCGGAAAGCTAGAAATTGTTGATAGCAATTTACCAGATTTACAATACGCCCAAACGTCTTTTGGAGATGTTGACGGTGATGATGATTTAGATATTCTTCTTAGAGGTTTCGGCGAAACTTTTTCCGACAGAACAGAGACTCTTTTTATAAATAACGGTTCCAGCCAATTTGAAGAAGAAAGAAGTTTTGTGTCCGATTACTATTATATCGGGTCTGGAAACCTAGCGGATATTGATAATGATGGCTTTGACGATATAATTATTGATGGAAGAACTATTGTAGACTCTGTTTATTCCACCACCATCTTCTCAGGTTCAAGTGACAATTCACTCGTAAGAAAACCTTATGATTCCTCCTCTCCATTCATTCAGTCACAAATAAGCAAATATGGAGACTTTGATAATGATGGAGATCTAGATCTAATCGCCAGTAATTATCCATGGCCTTTTGTTTATACTAATGATGGAACAGGAAACTTCACAAAAGCTATTGACAGCCCATTTTTAGAACACATAGGATATAACCCTGACTTAATAGATTTAGATGACGATGGCTATTTGGACATTATTTCTTATGATAAAATTTACTTTAATGATGGCTGTACCCCTAACTATGTGGTAGATAGCATAGTTTCATACTATCCTTATACATGGATTGATGGTAAAACTTATGATGAATCAAATGACTATTCCAGAGTCATTTTTAAAAACCAATATAATTGCGACTCAATTATTGCCCTCAACCTAGAAATTCGAAACACTCCAAGAGAAGGTGGCTTTATTGAAATTACACCACCAATCATTGACGTTGTGAAATTTGCTTCGATTGCGTTGGGCGATATTAATGGCAACAATAAAATAGATTTAGCCATCTCTGGTGTAGGAAATGGTTTAGGTGCAAACATTTATATAAATCAGTGTGAGAGGAAATTCATCAACCATTCTCAAAGAGGCTTCCCTGATGGTTTTAATAGTCAAATTGTATTTATTGATATTGATGGAGATAAGGATAATGACTTAATTATCCTAGATGACCTAGTAACAATCTATACAAATACCGGTTCAGGACTTTTCGAAAACACAAATCAATCAATTGCCCCTAGTTTATCCTCAGCCACTATTGAGTTCGGAGATCTTAACCACGATGGTTTCCCAGATTTCGTCTTAAGTGGGTATGATGCTACCTTTCAAAGGCATTATTCAAATATCTTTACAAATAATGGTAGTGGATTATTTAGCACTACTAATCAAGCTATAATTGTCCCTTTTGAAGGCGATATAAAACTAGTAGACATAGATAATGATATAGACCTCGATATAATTATTGTAGGAGAAAACTCTCAAGAATCCTTCTTCAAAGTTTATAAAAACGATGGACTTGGCTCTTTTGACTTATTTGATTCCAAAATCCCTGTCATTATAAGACCATATTGGGGCTTTAAAGACCTAGATGGAGACTTTGACTTAGATCTTGTAATTTCTGGCTGGGAAAGTGGCTCAAACATCAGTTTTACTAGAATCTACCAGAATAATGGAGATGGCGAATTCACACAAATAAATAGCCTAGATGATGAGTATTTTTTCTGGGCTTTTGACTTCGCAGATATTGATGGAGATGGAGATTTCGATTTTATTGCTAGTGAAGAAGATAATTCGAAAAATCTCTTTACTTCATTATATCTAAATAATGGACATCTAAATTTCTCTAGAAAACCAAATAGTGCTATGGTAGGAGTACGTTATTCAGATATAAAAGTGGCAGATTTAGATGGAGACACTGCACCCGATGTGATTATTACTGGTATTCTTGAGTCCGATAAGGCCGTCACTAAAATCTATTATAGCGAAAATAAAGACAATAAGTGCTTTGCTACATATTCGTCGGATTTAATCATTTCCGATGCTCCGGTAAGTTGGATAGATGGAAATACTTATTTTGAAACCACAAACTCCGTAACGCATACCCTAACCAATGTAATGGGCTGCGACTCGATAGTTACTTTAAACCTTCTTTTAAAAGAAAAAGTACTTTCTAATGAAAGTATAAATATGGCAATATCGGTATATCCAAACCCATCAAATAATCTTTTAAAGATTATAAATAAAGGGGTTATTCAACCACATGATTACGCCATTGTAAACTCAAACGGTCAACAACTTGTCAATTGGAAGAGCCTGCAGCAAGAACAATTAATAGACATTAGCCGATTACCTTCTGGAACCTATATTATCAAATACCAAGAAGGTCTTAAAAGCAAGTCTTTGAAGTTTGTTAAGCGGTGAGTTTGTGTGGTATTTGAAAGCCTTAATACCTTCCGGTTCTGAGGTGGCAATTTGCAAGAATTGTAGTGAGAGATTTTTGGTTTAGAAGGCTTTCAGACTACCTTAGCTACGCCTTCTAAAGGCTAAAACCCAAATAAACATTTAACTATAC
This sequence is a window from Arcticibacterium luteifluviistationis. Protein-coding genes within it:
- a CDS encoding T9SS type A sorting domain-containing protein, which codes for MKQLLSLLLFLSFLSSPVFAQKFTDITPKTDLDRTNNIKTMEYADFDGDGDIDLAVSGSYSSSSNVSQNIIGIYKNDGQGNFSLNLEQDVIYTAAVNFKIKDLDFDGDEDIYFVELEDDSDTTQVFYYHTLVNDGQGNFIDKKYILDAPALGGYKIDIGDFDGDNDYDLILTGSTIELREYVVGSGFFSETRRGNTFIFENQNNSDYSLMENANIDGYFSANTVFADLDGDSDIDFIVSGTPYYSSYSDGIGTSIYLNNGNKTFSKKEGNDFSFTSIESMAGGTRQLALNDIDLDGDLDLVMSMVEVGFYYTKTKVFKNDGLGNFTIIGTSPFENYSANFEFLDFNEDGYDDIIMSGKQNLGFGNASFFVPRTELFLNSKGQGYVKDTLVTFEDLGGMIKCFDFDNDGYRDVLTYGRNHVISSNEDFLTFYLNKKNESFNTVSKSFFGDLTQIKSTPLDFNADNFPDILITGINKIGEPETKLYLNLDGTGSLGQETSHPFPSLDSTRILFEDFNNDGIEDVVFVGIDSLALGKFQLFLKSNEGTFTSKNKADFQAEKISQIEAVDINQDGWMDIGLTGIYNDSAFLYILFNNQDGSFGWQDQSEIFNGNLEGIQFGIIDGDAYPDILLTNGRCTIGKGYEQLIVTFSNPIGLGYSLQNTDTTKFNHELSALNKYYLIDTDKDGDDDIIAAISSPGGYSSNVSYYGFQNEGGIFNRKFDEKAYAGYSITAQTADFNNDETEDFFALSYVSLGTRFTRFDKYKYSMKMLLNIDNVLMKETICQEFKSYKEAEIKTTDFNADGNTDILITGIDLSGQPAITIYLNDGSQLPYAADKINACDSTTWLNGKTYTSNNFEDVYPPVHESYSTSPTLNCDPRAMLYLTMGKSDNWIDTVNATGEFTWIDGNTYYKSNNTATYTLTNQSGCDSTVSLNLTLIPLANEMASSVTLFPNPSGERLKLDLGHETPENIEYKIFNTAGLEIKTWESNLKEQLIDISRLPTGTYILKYQEGLKSESMKFVKR
- a CDS encoding T9SS type A sorting domain-containing protein; translated protein: MKLWQKTLLLLILFATTSQAQTFTELSPSPLTGTSWSSVDVSDVNGDGFIDVMISGSASSGIKISKLYLNKSGGNFTEQADSPFEGVYRSSVSFADIDMDNDEDLLITGMNSDDIPIALIYINDGLGNFTLNETNKLPGVYFSSVAFADVDADNDPDLFITGSTGQDNSIAKLFINDGSGFFEESSQNLFEGVHQSSLAFNDVDLDSDYDLIITGHNGSGGSTKLYKNDGSGNFSEDLNIPFDNVYASSIAFGDIENDGDDDLLITGFSTEANKPVSKLYTNDGLGNFQEDTMSTFQDFVLSSISFADMNSDGFQDILMNGFSQSIGIATAYYYRNNKNGTFVLASEIKPSTNDVSPTSIISFDADNDDDLDILITGPADSMGKGRFYISEGRGCIVYNEYDFINACDSLKWIDGITYYESNTTAQLRLRGEFGCDSIINLRLNLGHTSFSNNTFTSRKPLYLNGHSYIESSYGISDTLINANGCDSIANIDVEIIREISGGGFTRDTVFSFISKNREKCFADIDNDGDLDIITYISGSLSSEVRVYLNKSKGIYELDNSFLSFLVIRTNQLVFEDINNDGLDDLLVYGYSPKNFTWEFILYLNDKEQGFVRQTELEGDFPEFRVIIPFDYNSDELIDFLGFGKTLVRQDSFITYIAKTVLIKNIGFGKLEIVDSNLPDLQYAQTSFGDVDGDDDLDILLRGFGETFSDRTETLFINNGSSQFEEERSFVSDYYYIGSGNLADIDNDGFDDIIIDGRTIVDSVYSTTIFSGSSDNSLVRKPYDSSSPFIQSQISKYGDFDNDGDLDLIASNYPWPFVYTNDGTGNFTKAIDSPFLEHIGYNPDLIDLDDDGYLDIISYDKIYFNDGCTPNYVVDSIVSYYPYTWIDGKTYDESNDYSRVIFKNQYNCDSIIALNLEIRNTPREGGFIEITPPIIDVVKFASIALGDINGNNKIDLAISGVGNGLGANIYINQCERKFINHSQRGFPDGFNSQIVFIDIDGDKDNDLIILDDLVTIYTNTGSGLFENTNQSIAPSLSSATIEFGDLNHDGFPDFVLSGYDATFQRHYSNIFTNNGSGLFSTTNQAIIVPFEGDIKLVDIDNDIDLDIIIVGENSQESFFKVYKNDGLGSFDLFDSKIPVIIRPYWGFKDLDGDFDLDLVISGWESGSNISFTRIYQNNGDGEFTQINSLDDEYFFWAFDFADIDGDGDFDFIASEEDNSKNLFTSLYLNNGHLNFSRKPNSAMVGVRYSDIKVADLDGDTAPDVIITGILESDKAVTKIYYSENKDNKCFATYSSDLIISDAPVSWIDGNTYFETTNSVTHTLTNVMGCDSIVTLNLLLKEKVLSNESINMAISVYPNPSNNLLKIINKGVIQPHDYAIVNSNGQQLVNWKSLQQEQLIDISRLPSGTYIIKYQEGLKSKSLKFVKR